The sequence gcatatcaagaaacatatttttactatcaatgctgaaaagaactatgctgcttaatattttcacgGAAACTGTGAAAATTTGattattagaaagttcaaaagaacagcactgatCTTTACtttcatgtttgatcaatttaatgtatccttcctgaataaaagttaaacttctttaaaataaaattgtactgaccctaaaacttttgaacaggagtgtacatttaaatattaaaagatatttttaGAATCCATGAATGCTAATcattaaataatgactttttaaagtaaattttttcaTTCAGATGTTCACCATCACAGTTACAGAATACAAAAATATCTCTCATTTTAAACCTATCatatctataattttattttgtagaaaGAATATGGCCAAACCCAGCAAGACCCAATAAATCAACCcagaaatttctgtcatttaaattAGAGTTATGTCCTTATGAGTGATGAGTGATGCCACAACAATAAGACCTGTTGCTCCTGGCTTGGTTTCTATTTTTGTCATGCCGTGGCCACACCCACAGTGGAATCTCATTGGTGCAAAATCTTTACATAGATaactatacattaaatattaaatctgaTCTTCTTGGCTATGACTTTGTTGCTTAGTGCAGCACTTTTGCTTCAGCAAGGACAGGAAAATGCAAACTTTGAGcctggttatgtgtgtgtgtacctgcaaCACTCGGCTCATCCACTGGTTACTCTCTTCTTCAGTTGAATCTGGTCTCTGTTCTGCTACCAGCACAATCCTCTCATCATACAACACATTCACTGAGAACACCACCGTCCTATACAGAGCGAGCACAGAGATTACACAAGATTCTTTCTAGAGTAGTATTCTGATCTTACTTTTAATACATACCTTCCTCTATAGATGAACTTCATGGGCTCCACAGCAAGAGCTGTAGCGATGATATCATCAGCATTGTGTTTCCGACCCCCGACCTGCATCAGTCCTTCCAGTGTACCAGAGATGAAGATCATTCCGCCCGGACCCACAAACCCCAGCAGACCTGACCTCACAAATACACAATCGCTGACCAATCCACTGTCACATGCCACTGGACACACCTGCACCACAGAGACAAGAACAATTTCTCTGAATGACAGGACACACACTAAATAGTAGGATACACACACTTCTActtaaaatgcacaaacatttaatcataatattgttgACAGCTTGAACCAGTTAATTTCTATAAACAACCAGCTTAGACCAGAAACACTTAATGTTACTTAATGTTTTACACTGCTGTTAAAAAATTTGGGGTAGGTaagatattgtaatatttttgaaaaaagttccTTGCTCACCAAAAgcgcaaaaatatatatttttgaaataatatatatttcatacatattCTAAATCCCTATTTTTGGATTTAGAATATGTATAAtacactaaaacagtaatattgggaaatattattacacttaaaaaaaatgtttcctattttaatagattttaaaaatatatttatgaacattgaaaatattttaaaattgctcAAGAaaattggtgctcaagaaacccTTCTTATTGTTATGAATGTTGCTTAATGTTTATATGCAAACCgtgaaacattttttcagaattctttgaggaatagaaacATCAAAAGAAACAGAATTCtcttgtaacattgtaaaagtctttactgtcacttttgatcattttaatatgtcctcgttgaataaaagcattaattaatttattttattttttaacttttaaacagcagtgaaTCTTAACATACTGGAATTTGGTGTTTATTCCGTATATATTGTATTTTCACACCTCAAATGTGTTCTTGCTCATTCCTGTAAGCCCATAATATGACGTTCCCGTGGCAACAGACGACACACAGATCTCTCCAATCTCATCGGTTTTACACAGTTGAGGAACACCCTCCAGTTTAACAACACACACCAttgctgagagagaaagagaaaagtcaGTTTTACGAGAAACATTAAGTCGTTTGATGAGGTCTGTGGTCACATGAGGAAAACGGCGCTGAACTGCTCTAGGCTGGTTTACGATGTAGATGTTGGACCTGAATCAAAATGCTTTAGGGATGTTGATTCGTTCATGTTCTTGTAATCGATGTACCTCCTGGCATGGCCGTGCCCACATCCTGCAGAGTGAGGACGGACAACTTCTCTCCATTGTCCACTCTGATGACCCCGTGACTCAGATTTGTCATACTTAGGACCCCTCGGCCTCCTGGCTTAGAGCTGCCCTCCTGAGGCctgaaagaaaacacatgcatacaaataaatgaaagaataaacatGTCCATATGTGTTGCCAGAATATTATGTTACCATAGACACAATATTTTCCAGATTTCATAAACAATTTGGAATTGTGTGGTTTGGCTTCCTGGAGCTGCAAAAGCTCTGACAAAAGAGGTTTGATTGGCTGCTGTGAATATTACTTGGCATTCTCAAAAGTTTGTGCAAGTTATATCATTATGTAGTTTCTACCACCAAATCCTTGCATCTACACCCACAAAAATCCCACTGAATGTGTCACCAAAAGAACATAAAACATGAAAGTGTAAAACATGAGGACACTCGTGGTATTTTATTAAGACtcgttaaaaagtttggggttggtaagatttttaaatatttttgaaagaagtcttttgtgCATCACCGATGCTtcatttatgtgattaaaaatacagtaaaaatattgtgaaatattataaaaatttacaagaactgttttctacttgagtatattttaaaatgtcatttattcctgtgatgcaaagctgtattgtcagcagccattacttcagtcttcagtgtcacatgatccttcagaaatcattctaatatgctgatttttggtgctcaagaaacatttcttcttactagggctgtgcaaaaaatcgattgcgattttcatgcgcatctcatcagtaaagacgctcctgtaattagtagtatatctccagcacgtgcgttaagatcagggttgccaggttttcacgtAATTTGTTGTAAAGTTGCTTcacaaaactagtccaaaactagcccaatcgcgtttccaggaggttccccgataaaaattgcatcccggtaTTAAAATGTACGTTTATCGGCAGGGTTCCCtttgtaatattcacattttaggggctaaatatcacgttattggtattggggtcacttcaacccgcgaacatgaaaaacaaccacagacttggcaacactggatggcatttactacacagagccgtaattcactgacagtctacacaaaatcgattttaaaatcgcaggtgattctttgttgattttgaatgcgattttgtgtagcttgttggtggactacggctctgtgtagtaatggcgctccacctgaaccagtgttgccaagtctgcggctgtttttcatgtccgcgggttgaagcgactccaataccaataacgtgatattaagcccctaaaatgagaattttaccaaggcaaccatgccaaaaaatttatattttaaccccgggatgcagttttttatcggggaacctcctggaaatgcgattgggctagttttggactagttttgagaagcaactgggcaggatttgttgtgaaaacctggcaaccctgatctgaacgcacgtgctggagatatactactaattacaggagcatctttactgatgagatgcgcatgaaaatcgtattcgattttttgcacagccctacttctTACTATTATTAATCTTTGAATGGTTGtggtgtttaatatttattacagttttcacaaaaaatgtttaGTTTGAGAAATTTGAGATATCCACAGTGACACTTCATACATTCCATTTTGCACTTTGGGTAGTATCTGATTTCAGATTTATTAGCCTACAAATGGCacatataaaagtaaaaagtgGTTGGTAACTTTACACGTCGGTCAGGCagccttttttgtttatttgggcAATTCTTGGCCATGTGAACCAGACTTTATGGCGATTATAGTGCAATATCCATCTGATAACACTATTTAAACTtagaccacacacaaacacaattaaatgtattttaatgattGATTAAGAACCAAGCAGTTTTCACTACATGATGTTAAAATCTGAGTCAGATGTATTTCTTAATAGTTTTGCATGTGTCTTTGTGCATGAATGTGCGTAGGCCTGGTTATGTTGTTTGTGATGTGCAACCACAAAAGACAGAACCTCCCATTTTAATGAGTTTAAACTGAAAACAGATTCCTGAGCACAAGAATTATGTGTGCACAAAGAGAGTGTGAGTGTATTTATACCTCCTCACAGCCACAGTTAGTGCCTCGGGGGAGCCAGCACACGGGCatatgacctctgacctcaagcCCATGCTCTGAAACACATTCAGGAATGCGTCGCAGGAGGATATCGACCCTGGGAATGAAATGCAGAGAATTTACATAGGGGCTTGATTCCCAAAGTAACACTCACAGGCTTTGATTAATCAGTAACACACACCCAAGGGGGTTTGATTCATCATTAACACACTCACAGGGGTTTGATCCATCAGCGACCAGCAGCATTCGCAGTGAGCTCATGTTAGTGTCACTCTGGTCTTTGTAGGCTATCAGAGCCCAGTGTAGATCCCGACTCTTCACACACGCCACCTTAGCTGCACACACATGGAAAGATTTACTGATTACTGAACAGAATGTGTACCACTATGTGTGTTCTTGTTTTATACAGCAAAAATTTGCTTCTGATTAGAGTGATAGGTGATCTTTGAACACGTAGGAGAATGGTACACCATCCAAAAAGCCAGGAGATCAatagtgtgtgtttctgtgtgtgtaccTTTGTACTGGCAGACTTTCTGGATCCAGGACAGAGGATTCACCTTCATAAGTGCATATGGAACACTGACCACATGTAACATATTCAACACACTCTATAGAGAGAGTGgaaaaaaagtgttcaaaaaaGACATGCTACAGAAAAATCGGATAAATGACAACATACAGTAAATTAAGTCATTTATATTACCATTTGAACACTGTGCCAAAGGCCGATGCCTTTCTTAAAGTCTAACACATTCACCATAGTCTCAGCtgtaacacaaacaaataaacacataaaatcatatggttttggaatgacatgacagtattttcattttggctAAATTATACCTTTAAGAATCTGAAGTGTGATATTTTGATATCTTACCCTCACTGTATCCGCAGGTATGTGTAAGTGTTTGGCAGTGTGTGAGCATCGCCATTCTTGTCACAGTTATTCCCAGCACACTCCCATCCTTACAGGTCTTATACTGTCAATCAACCACAAAACACGACCACTCTCATCATAAATACAATGAGATCAGTGTATTGCCAAAGAACTACAATACAAGCTCCCTTGCATATATTAAGCAGCCTTAAAATCTGccatataaatacaaatgtaagtaaattatataaaaatatatttttatatatacactattgtttgtttggggttggtgaatcttttcttgtttttgaaagaagtttctttttctcaccaaggctgcaattatgtaaacaaaaatacagtaaaacatttttactatttaaaagaactactattttaatatatttaaaaaatgcaatctatttcttgtgatggcaaagctaaatttttagtagccataaatgtgtttactgtcacttttgataaatgtaatgtgtccttgctaaataaaagtattcacttatatataaaaaaataaaaaataacaaaaacttctgaacagtagtggataattaaaaaatattatcattaattaatattatcattaaataaataatgatatattcgagaaaaaatctaaatgaatttcacaaaacaaatggtCTGTTACCTCTATGTATGCTGTGTCATTGTTAGCATCTTTAATGAGAGGAAACCATTCTCGTGGGGGTTTAGATAAATGTTTGGAGTCAGTCAGCACCCAGAGCAACTTTGGCCAgcctgaatacacacacacatacacacacacatacaaacaacacaaacatatacaAACTGGATAAAACCACACATATATGTTTAACACACAACAATGTTCCTTTGTGAAGACTCATGCGCAGGTGGTTCAAACAAACATTGTAAAGTCTCTGACCTTTAAACTGCATGACATCACCACTAGCACTCTTGGGAAGACCTTTGTGACATGCATCACTTGTTAATGCCACACCAACTCCACAGCTACCCAACAGGAAACCAATTTGTTGACTCCCAGCATCCTTTGAGGTGAGAGAGCAGAAGGGCACACCTCAGGCAAATTTCTTCTTGTAAAATTGtttgtaaaactgtaaaagttattttgggtaaattgattttttttttttgcagtagaaATTACCTTCTTTGTAAGTGGTACTTCAATTGGGACAGGAACTACTTCAGCCAAAAGACAGCCATAAAATGCCACCATGAACGCTGCTGGGTCATTGTTGGGGTAAACCAATGCTACCTACAGtaaaacacacgcacacgcacacgcacacacacacacacacacacacacacacacacacacacacacacacacacacacacacacacacacactgtcttcaTTCTTCATCGGTTTTTGAATAGATGtctgtataatgtgtatatatttgattTCTGTCTTTATAATAGAGTTATGcacaaccgttcaaaagtttgggatcagtaaatttctttaaaatgattctgaaagaagtcttttatgcttacaAAGGCTGTATTAagtagatcaaaaatacagtaaaaactgtaatattgtgaaatattataatttaaaagaaagttttctatttgagtaCATTTTCCCCTGGTTTCACatacaaggcttaagcctagtcccagacaaAAGTGTAAGTCTAAGCTGTTTTAACCTAAAGAAACTTGCACTCACTGATCTAAAAGTGGCTCTGTTTCATCTCAAAATGCACCCCAGTAATGTTTTTTCCAAgtcacattaataaaaattacttaaatgccCTAACTGAACTATTGCCTagtcctggcttagtctaagccctgtctgtgaaaccaggcctttaaaacttaattttcacaAGATCCTTGgagctcaagaaatattttattattattatcaatattgaaaacagttcatattttcttgtaaacaaCTTTTggggattatttgatgaatagaaaatgtcactttttgatcaatttaatgcatccttgctgaataagtttaccccttttaaaattaaaaattagattttagaaaaataaacaagacattctaatttatccACTCTCTTACCCTGTCTCCAGGGTGAATGATTGGCTCTTGTTTGGATCCCAGTTTGTGGAGAAGGTTATAGGCCAACTTCAAACTCTTGGACCAGAGCTTGCCTACAAACACAGAAGCAAAGAGATATAAATATGCAccctaaacaaaaacaatataatccAATAAATGGCTAggaatatatatgcatgtgtaccaTATGTAAGTGTGTATGGCTGTTTGGCATTGCTGTGTGTAGTGGTCAGACAGGGAGCTTTGGGTGCAATGGCTCCCCAGCGCAGAAGGGCTGCTTCCAGGGAGGCGGGGCAGTTCTTGAGTCTGTTGAGCTCTTCTCCTTGTATGGGGGTTGACTCCGCCCCCTCTGGGCGTGGCAGAGAAGGATCAGGCTGCTGCACTGCACATATCAAGCGTTAAGAAAAGGTTAGCAATGCATTTGCATGTTGATGAGACCCATGTTCTATATAATCAGGATTCATACTACGTGAATTTCAAGCAATAGTTTCCCTATATGAGAGTAATGAATTTCAAAGCCTCTGACCTGTCATTAACTGTTAAAGTGTTTCTGTGAACTTGTGCAGCATATTATATTCATTGACTTTTACAGTTACAGTATATTCATCTTTGAAATCAAACAAGGAGACACAAAAAGAGgggaaaatattttaaccttCCAGAAGTTCTTCAAAATCCTCCACAAAGAATTCTCTCAGGGGTCTTCGCTTGGGTCGCTTCAGGGTGTTAACTAGCTGCTGGATCTTCGCAGACACACGGCTACTGACAGGCACACCTACACACATTTATGCAATTATACTTCCATATACAAATTCTCACAGTAATAGTAAAAACCGGAAGACAAATTTTAACTGAATAgtatttcttttgtcattttaaatgaattgaattCCACGGACACTGAATAGCTTCCAAACACAATAGATGGCAAACTTGATCATTTtagaataaacacatttaaaaacaaaaacctcacacacactcaccatctCCTGTCTCCATCAGCTCAGCATTGCCATATTTGGGCGGGGGCCTGGCTATCATGGTGACCTGTGGGCGTTGAACAGAGATGGGGGCGGGGTCTGGCATGTAGCTGGTGATGTCAGGTGGGGCCGACAGACTGTCTGcagtacacaaacaaacagatttacTCATCAGAATAGTAACATTTACCCCAATAAATGTGACGATTCATTATCAGTTATTAGGAAAGAGATGTAAATGTGCATTCAAggtaaaattaaattgtatatcaAACAGTACTGTGGAGGTAAACCTTTTAACTAGAAGCTAATGCCATTATTGACAttgatatataatatgtataatataataaatataatatgatataaaatatacaagTGGACCCAAATGCACATACAGACACAGTAAAATTAACCATTGTGTGCGttcatcttaaagggacagttcaaactaaaattctggcatcatttactcaaacctcatgtaatttcaaacctgtatgtcttgctttctcctgttgaacacaaatgaagatattctgaagaatgcttgGAAACCAAACAACACTGGAGCCTATTGAcctccattatatggacaaaccAAAAAAAGTGTTCCACACcagaaagaaagtcaaatagTTTTGGTACAACTTGTGACtaggtaaataatgacagcattttcattttggggtaaactatcccttttactGTAAGACAAGTTTTTAgcccaaaaaaacatgaaacactgACCCTCAGAATCCAGAGATGACCAAGGGCGATCTGACTGGTAGTCACTGCAGTGCCTGCCAACTATTCCATTCTCAGCAGAAACGCCCATTTCTCTTAAGCCCCACCTTTTTAGAGACAGATGAGACATCGGACCAACTGAGGGGAGAAATTGAAAGAGAGAAATCAGAAAGCTAACATATACTGTAGCAGTCATATTAGTAGTAAATTCATTAgtatattactctttttactacGCTAGAAGCTGATTGGCTGGTTTGAGTTAAGCATGGAATATGGAATATTCCAGTTCATTTGCTGGAATAAGCTGAACATTATAAGCTAATTGGCTGAAATTGGTTGGGCACAAAAGAACTGATTGGTTGAACTGAGTTGAGCACAAAGATCTGATTGGCTAAATTTAGTTGAGCATGAGAAGCCAATTGCTGAAGTGAAGTTTCATTTGAAGCGAGTCAGGCATGAGAAGCTGGACACGAGGAGCTGATTGGCTGAAATTGTTTAGGCCAACACAACTGGCAAAGTGTGTGCAAGGATCTCATTGGCTGAGGCTGGTTAAGTATGAGAAAGCGATTTGCTAAAATTAGATGATCTTGATAAGGGAGGTTTAAAAAGACCCAAAAGACTTATTTCatatgaagtgaattaaatgtgaaaggcTTGTTTTTCCTACActtacagtaatattaaaagcAAAATCTGAGTTGACTCACTGTGACCTAAAGACTAATTTATAACATGAATGATTCTCAGTATCTGTGATTATTCACTGCCTTGTGAATATTTGCACGCATTCTTACTGCCGTATGAGTGCATGTTAGTCTCTGCGAGTCGGGCTGCATTAGCAGAGCTGTTGCTGTGCgacgatgatgacgatgatgttGAAGGTGAGCCATGGAGAGCTCTGCTGATCCAGGAGTCCACACTTACACCTCCCGCCCTCCCCAGAGAGCCCTCAGCGTCAGAGCCGGAGGACGAGTctgcagagacacagagagaacagtcacacacacacttactcagaCGCtcttacacacaaacatatgcacatacacacacacacacaaacctggagGTGTGTACGTGTCCATGGAGGTTTGACCGATGAGCGACTGCCGCTTGGATGGCAACAGCACAGCCATCTTTCTCTCACTGTGTCGCTCCAGTGCAGCCTGAACAGCTTCTGAGTGAACATCTGAAAGAAAAAGACAGTTTTTATGCATGCATAAAGAGTGCAAAAGCTTCTTatgtctatgtatgtgtgtgtatagaataAAGTTCAGCAGAGTTGCTCTTTTTCTAGCCTGTTCAGAGGTTTATTTAGGAAGAGGGTTTATTCAGTGGTTTGTTACATTTAAGCCCAATCACATGTTCTGATACAGAACAACcttctttaatgtatttattacaacagatgcaaaaaaatgaaataataataattcttgaaAGACAGCAGTATTTTAGTAATAAATTTTACGTAATAagtttatgtaataaaaatacatgtactttagtgacagaaattaatttttcCATCAAGGAATTATATTTGTTCCCTTTAACTGACTGTCAAGTCAGTGGGCCtatcattcaactgatttgttcaaattaGGGGTAGACCAATTATCTGGaccaatattaataattttttattgttattgtattagtaattttcaaaaccgatttgccaatgaaataattaaaaagcatttaaagacaGTTTTTGTCAAAgccctttttattcttaattttgaaattaattttcatttttacaccagACGTATATATCAGTTATCGGTtcacttgatctgtaataatcgtaTCAGCCCTGAAAGACACATGGGTAGTGTATAGTTCAAATAACtggttcattcaggaatgaaacaaatgCAGCAGCTGGTGCTGCTGATCTGTTTGCTGGAATTATGGCATAAACTACAAAGAGCTTGAATTATGTCTCCTGGGTATCAGattgtgtgtgtacctggtatttaTAACGTTatgaggaccaaatgtccccacaaggatagtaataccagtaaatttttgACCTTGTGGCGACATTTtttaggtccccatgaggaaaacaagcttataaatcatacaaaatgaagttttttgaaattcttaaaattcagaaagttttctgtgaggggggtttagggtgatagaaaatacaatttgtacagtataaaaactattacGCTTATGTGGAAACATAAGTGTAAATCTGTGCCCTTTATCTCACCTGAGCGGTAACGTTCATCCCTTGTGCCAGTGGACCGTCGGCGTTGGTAGCGggaggatgaggaagatgatgaagatggtgTGACAGGGATGCGGCGCTCTGCCCCTGTGGCAAACACAGTGGGACAAATGTAATCTCAACACAATAAAAACCGTATGCTGCTTGGTAAAATAGggtgtgtgtgttacctggtGTGTGAGGTAGGTAAGCTTGTAAAAGTTTGGATCTTTTCTTTTCATAGCCCTTCTGGGTGATATCacctaaaaaataacaaaaaacaaaactaaactccCATCACTTTTCATCAGACAATGCAGTTCTACATGGATCTAGAAGCAGTGGCCAGTAAATGCCCTCCGAGACGCATTCAAGTTGGATAGTCATCCAGTCACTCAAAACGCTTCAGTAGATGGTTTTTGAACATATAAAAGAAAGACTTTTATGTCATGTATGTAAACTTTACTCCTACCAAACAGAACAATGTCACTGTAAAGATGTTTGGAAGCCCCGCTATTGACACATAAGGAGCAATTATGGATGAGACACATGGATAGAGCAACTAACGCATAAGTTAAGAGggtgtttaaaagaaaatttcagtaaattaattaatttttgcattgaaataaaactgaaaccacAATATAGCGTAGAGCGATTATAAACCACGGCTTGATGatttaacatctttaaataaagaatttaaaacagtcataaatattaaattagcaATTTTAcagatgtactgtaaaataaaattattattattattattattattattattattattatatttttattatatacttgATTTTCAATTTACGGTGTAatattacaagcaatattattagtactattagatatatttatatttttatactttcatcaacaacaaaaacaacaacaacaacaacaacaataataataataattattattattattattattaaatcacaacCTTTTGGGACAAATTGTGCAGCACTCCAAACAAGGACAACAAACCtgtagcttttttaaataattaaaaaaaaaacacattgcaattaaaaaaattttccaGATTATGCAACTT is a genomic window of Cyprinus carpio isolate SPL01 chromosome B2, ASM1834038v1, whole genome shotgun sequence containing:
- the LOC109050183 gene encoding disco-interacting protein 2 homolog C-like isoform X2; the protein is MADRDSLPLPLEVRARLAELELELSEGDITQKGYEKKRSKLLQAYLPHTPGAERRIPVTPSSSSSSSSRYQRRRSTGTRDERYRSDVHSEAVQAALERHSERKMAVLLPSKRQSLIGQTSMDTYTPPDSSSGSDAEGSLGRAGGVSVDSWISRALHGSPSTSSSSSSHSNSSANAARLAETNMHSYGIGPMSHLSLKRWGLREMGVSAENGIVGRHCSDYQSDRPWSSLDSEDSLSAPPDITSYMPDPAPISVQRPQVTMIARPPPKYGNAELMETGDGVPVSSRVSAKIQQLVNTLKRPKRRPLREFFVEDFEELLEVQQPDPSLPRPEGAESTPIQGEELNRLKNCPASLEAALLRWGAIAPKAPCLTTTHSNAKQPYTLTYGKLWSKSLKLAYNLLHKLGSKQEPIIHPGDRVALVYPNNDPAAFMVAFYGCLLAEVVPVPIEVPLTKKDAGSQQIGFLLGSCGVGVALTSDACHKGLPKSASGDVMQFKGWPKLLWVLTDSKHLSKPPREWFPLIKDANNDTAYIEYKTCKDGSVLGITVTRMAMLTHCQTLTHTCGYSEAETMVNVLDFKKGIGLWHSVQMSVLNMLHVVSVPYALMKVNPLSWIQKVCQYKAKVACVKSRDLHWALIAYKDQSDTNMSSLRMLLVADGSNPWSISSCDAFLNVFQSMGLRSEVICPCAGSPEALTVAVRRPQEGSSKPGGRGVLSMTNLSHGVIRVDNGEKLSVLTLQDVGTAMPGAMVCVVKLEGVPQLCKTDEIGEICVSSVATGTSYYGLTGMSKNTFEVCPVACDSGLVSDCVFVRSGLLGFVGPGGMIFISGTLEGLMQVGGRKHNADDIIATALAVEPMKFIYRGRTVVFSVNVLYDERIVLVAEQRPDSTEEESNQWMSRVLQAIDGIHQVGVYCLALVPANTLPKTPLGGIHLSETKQLFLEGALHPCSILMCPHSCITNLPKPRQKQPEVGPASVMVGNLVAGKRMAQASGRDLSHMEDNEQFLFLSEVLQWRAQTTPDHILYTLINSRVTRIYCFPQFPSAGAIGSSLTCLQLHKRAEKIATLLYERGQLRDGDHVALVYPPGLDLIAAFYGCLYAGCIPITVRPPHPQNISTTLPTVKMILEVSRSVCVMTTQAISKLLKSRDASVAVDFKSWPPILETDDLPKRRCPLLYKPCDPDSLAYLDFSVSTTGMLAGVKMSHNATSALCRSVKLQCELYPSREVAVCLDPYCGLGFVLWCLCSVYAGQQSVLISPMDLEVNPALWLQSVSQFKVRDTFCSYSVMELCTRSLSSLTDSLKARGMDLTRVRSCVVVAEERPRVALTQSFCKLFKDVGLHPRAVSTAFGCRVNLAVCLQGTSGPDPTTVYVDMRALRHDRVRLVERGSPHSLALMESGKILPGVRIIIANPETKGPIGDSHLGEIWVHSPQNASGYFTVFGEENVRSDHFGARLSFGDTQTVWARTGYLGFLRRTDLTDASGERHDALYVVGALDEVMELRGMKYHPIDIETSIIRAHRNITECAVFTWTNLLVVVVELDGSEQEALDLVPMVTNVVLEEHYLIVGVVVVVDSGVIPINSRGEKQRMHLRDGFLADQLDPIYVAYNM
- the LOC109050183 gene encoding disco-interacting protein 2 homolog C-like isoform X1, yielding MADRDSLPLPLEVRARLAELELELSEGDITQKGYEKKRSKLLQAYLPHTPGAERRIPVTPSSSSSSSSRYQRRRSTGTRDERYRSDVHSEAVQAALERHSERKMAVLLPSKRQSLIGQTSMDTYTPPDSSSGSDAEGSLGRAGGVSVDSWISRALHGSPSTSSSSSSHSNSSANAARLAETNMHSYGIGPMSHLSLKRWGLREMGVSAENGIVGRHCSDYQSDRPWSSLDSEDSLSAPPDITSYMPDPAPISVQRPQVTMIARPPPKYGNAELMETGDGVPVSSRVSAKIQQLVNTLKRPKRRPLREFFVEDFEELLEVQQPDPSLPRPEGAESTPIQGEELNRLKNCPASLEAALLRWGAIAPKAPCLTTTHSNAKQPYTLTYGKLWSKSLKLAYNLLHKLGSKQEPIIHPGDRVALVYPNNDPAAFMVAFYGCLLAEVVPVPIEVPLTKKDAGSQQIGFLLGSCGVGVALTSDACHKGLPKSASGDVMQFKGWPKLLWVLTDSKHLSKPPREWFPLIKDANNDTAYIEYKTCKDGSVLGITVTRMAMLTHCQTLTHTCGYSEAETMVNVLDFKKGIGLWHSVQMSVLNMLHVVSVPYALMKVNPLSWIQKVCQYKAKVACVKSRDLHWALIAYKDQSDTNMSSLRMLLVADGSNPWSISSCDAFLNVFQSMGLRSEVICPCAGSPEALTVAVRRPQEGSSKPGGRGVLSMTNLSHGVIRVDNGEKLSVLTLQDVGTAMPGAMVCVVKLEGVPQLCKTDEIGEICVSSVATGTSYYGLTGMSKNTFEVCPVACDSGLVSDCVFVRSGLLGFVGPGGMIFISGTLEGLMQVGGRKHNADDIIATALAVEPMKFIYRGRTVVFSVNVLYDERIVLVAEQRPDSTEEESNQWMSRVLQAIDGIHQVGVYCLALVPANTLPKTPLGGIHLSETKQLFLEGALHPCSILMCPHSCITNLPKPRQKQPEVGPASVMVGNLVAGKRMAQASGRDLSHMEDNEQFLFLSEVLQWRAQTTPDHILYTLINSRVTRIYCFPQFPSAGAIGSSLTCLQLHKRAEKIATLLYERGQLRDGDHVALVYPPGLDLIAAFYGCLYAGCIPITVRPPHPQNISTTLPTVKMILEVSRSVCVMTTQAISKLLKSRDASVAVDFKSWPPILETDDLPKRRCPLLYKPCDPDSLAYLDFSVSTTGMLAGVKMSHNATSALCRSVKLQCELYPSREVAVCLDPYCGLGFVLWCLCSVYAGQQSVLISPMDLEVNPALWLQSVSQFKVRDTFCSYSVMELCTRSLSSLTDSLKARGMDLTRVRSCVVVAEERPRVALTQSFCKLFKDVGLHPRAVSTAFGCRVNLAVCLQPHRLGKLAEQGTSGPDPTTVYVDMRALRHDRVRLVERGSPHSLALMESGKILPGVRIIIANPETKGPIGDSHLGEIWVHSPQNASGYFTVFGEENVRSDHFGARLSFGDTQTVWARTGYLGFLRRTDLTDASGERHDALYVVGALDEVMELRGMKYHPIDIETSIIRAHRNITECAVFTWTNLLVVVVELDGSEQEALDLVPMVTNVVLEEHYLIVGVVVVVDSGVIPINSRGEKQRMHLRDGFLADQLDPIYVAYNM